A stretch of the Acidobacteriota bacterium genome encodes the following:
- a CDS encoding SUMF1/EgtB/PvdO family nonheme iron enzyme translates to MIPTLLNNRYQVVQSLSGGGYSHTFLAEDTHLPSNRRCVIKQLKPLSTDPDTYRIIQERFQREAAVLEALGKQNDQIPELYASFTENGQFYMVEEWVEGKTLTQIVRERGAFSENEVRDLLVHLLPVLDFIHTQRIIHRDIKPDNIIIRNRDGKPVLIDFGVVKEVIDVDALGNPTSTIMIGTKGFMPLEQAAGKPVYASDIYGLGMTSICLLTARTPQHLTDPETGEMVWYRYAPHLTPTFAHILKRSTEQLPRDRFSSAREMLEALTHGTGSSPMRTTASHAAFDPKTLPTTVTNSNMASFPFVTVTVDQNAVITRLPETHGSVFQEEIVDGLDIELVAIAGNTFLMGTDDFGIERVTQEYERYGIKSPGVVKQLRSETPQHFVTVAPFMMSRYQITQAQWRMVASFPRVNIDLNPDPSFFKGDDRPVEQVSWEDAVEFCVRLGRRTGRSYRLPSEAEWEYACRAGTTSPFAFGETITTDLVNYDGNFPYGNAPKGLERRQTIFVGSLGFANAFGLSDMHGNVWEWCLDVWHFNYIRAPEDGAAWTTGGDPQYRVVRGGSWNSFGYLCRSGLRFRNSPVNRYNNLGFRIVLDFGQIPTRW, encoded by the coding sequence ATGATTCCGACACTTCTCAATAATCGCTACCAAGTCGTTCAATCCCTCAGCGGTGGTGGGTACAGCCACACGTTTTTGGCGGAAGATACCCATTTGCCGTCAAATCGCCGATGTGTCATCAAGCAACTCAAGCCCCTCTCCACTGATCCGGATACCTACCGCATTATTCAGGAACGCTTTCAACGGGAAGCGGCTGTCCTGGAGGCATTGGGCAAACAAAACGACCAGATTCCTGAACTGTATGCCTCGTTTACTGAAAACGGGCAGTTTTATATGGTTGAGGAATGGGTTGAAGGCAAAACCTTGACCCAAATTGTCCGCGAACGGGGCGCCTTTAGCGAAAATGAAGTTCGCGACCTGCTGGTCCACTTGCTGCCGGTTTTAGATTTCATTCATACCCAGCGGATTATCCACCGCGATATCAAGCCCGATAACATCATCATCCGCAATCGCGACGGCAAACCAGTCTTGATTGATTTCGGAGTCGTCAAAGAAGTCATTGACGTGGACGCGCTTGGAAACCCAACCAGTACCATCATGATTGGAACAAAAGGGTTTATGCCGCTCGAACAGGCGGCGGGAAAGCCGGTGTACGCCAGCGATATCTATGGCCTGGGCATGACGTCAATTTGTTTGCTTACCGCCCGAACTCCACAACATTTGACCGATCCTGAAACCGGCGAAATGGTCTGGTATCGCTACGCACCACATTTGACGCCGACCTTTGCGCATATCCTCAAGCGATCAACCGAACAACTTCCCCGTGACCGGTTTTCCTCAGCGCGTGAAATGCTCGAAGCCCTGACGCATGGGACAGGTTCTTCTCCGATGCGCACCACGGCGTCGCATGCGGCATTTGATCCCAAAACCTTGCCCACTACGGTGACCAATTCCAACATGGCCAGCTTTCCGTTCGTGACCGTCACGGTTGATCAGAATGCGGTCATCACCCGGTTGCCTGAGACGCACGGCAGTGTGTTTCAAGAAGAAATTGTTGATGGACTCGATATTGAACTGGTGGCAATCGCGGGAAACACCTTTTTGATGGGAACTGACGACTTCGGCATCGAGCGGGTGACCCAGGAATATGAACGCTATGGCATCAAATCCCCTGGAGTCGTGAAACAGCTTCGGAGCGAAACCCCGCAGCATTTTGTAACCGTGGCCCCGTTTATGATGAGCCGATATCAAATTACCCAGGCTCAATGGCGCATGGTGGCCAGTTTCCCACGAGTCAATATTGATTTGAATCCCGATCCTTCATTTTTTAAGGGCGATGACCGTCCGGTGGAACAGGTGTCGTGGGAAGACGCCGTCGAATTTTGTGTTCGATTGGGCCGTCGAACTGGACGCAGCTACCGGTTACCCAGCGAAGCGGAATGGGAATATGCCTGTCGTGCCGGTACCACCTCGCCCTTTGCCTTTGGAGAAACCATCACCACCGATCTGGTGAATTATGATGGGAATTTTCCATATGGGAATGCTCCCAAAGGACTGGAGCGCCGCCAGACGATCTTTGTCGGAAGCCTGGGGTTTGCCAATGCTTTTGGGCTTTCAGATATGCATGGCAATGTGTGGGAGTGGTGTCTGGATGTCTGGCATTTTAACTACATTCGGGCACCTGAGGATGGCGCTGCCTGGACAACCGGCGGGGATCCACAATATCGAGTGGTCCGGGGTGGTTCGTGGAACAGCTTCGGGTATTTGTGCCGATCTGGTCTGCGGTTCCGCAACAGCCCGGTTAACCGCTACAACAACCTCGGCTTTCGGATTGTGCTTGATTTTGGACAGATTCCGACCCGATGGTGA
- a CDS encoding ParA family protein, which produces MPKTIAVVSIKGGVGKTTTCINLAAYTAAMGVKVLLLDLDPQNGCLYGMGLEVRPGHSLKDAILNQVSPEKTLTSTNRPELNVLLNGFFETGEELEAFQAAFEKDAHLLDTLLTTLTREGDFTPDLILIDCPAGVSALTINALVTSDSVILPMQCEPLSLRTLPQMLRSVASVKSRYNPRLVVEGVLTTMFDPRQEAKFGVAQQVWTDFPEDMVFETVIPRHDQLVESFAIGAPAIDISARSVGSQAYIQLGRELIMRLPEEQG; this is translated from the coding sequence ATGCCAAAAACAATTGCCGTGGTGAGTATAAAAGGTGGCGTTGGAAAAACCACGACCTGCATCAACTTAGCTGCATACACCGCGGCGATGGGGGTAAAGGTTTTGCTCCTTGATCTGGATCCACAAAATGGCTGTCTGTATGGAATGGGATTGGAAGTTCGTCCAGGGCACAGTTTGAAGGACGCTATCCTGAATCAGGTTTCTCCGGAAAAAACACTGACGTCCACCAATCGCCCGGAACTCAATGTTCTGTTGAATGGATTTTTTGAGACGGGCGAGGAACTTGAAGCCTTTCAGGCGGCCTTTGAGAAGGATGCCCACTTGCTGGATACCTTATTGACGACCTTGACCAGAGAGGGAGACTTTACTCCGGATTTGATTCTAATTGACTGTCCCGCCGGAGTGAGCGCCCTCACCATCAATGCCCTGGTAACATCGGATTCGGTCATTCTCCCCATGCAATGCGAGCCATTGAGTTTGCGGACATTGCCGCAGATGCTTCGTTCGGTGGCTTCAGTCAAATCCAGGTACAATCCGCGACTGGTGGTCGAGGGAGTCCTGACCACGATGTTTGATCCACGTCAGGAAGCGAAATTCGGAGTTGCCCAGCAGGTGTGGACTGATTTTCCCGAAGACATGGTTTTTGAAACCGTCATTCCCCGTCACGATCAACTGGTCGAGTCGTTTGCGATTGGGGCGCCGGCCATTGATATTTCAGCCCGTTCGGTTGGATCACAGGCATATATCCAGCTTGGGCGGGAATTGATCATGCGCTTGCCGGAAGAACAGGGCTGA
- a CDS encoding Hsp20/alpha crystallin family protein produces the protein MTESTKRQKQSRMDAPTGQGDPEPSSESGTVPAKKTEGAEASSEDVPAPTTSELWGDTTTPIPQLPPRRREAAGDPRLGVEEVYEPLVDLFDEGEYILLIAEIPGVSLEQVSIKQFEDILLLSAKASDRKYRQEIVLPTPINLAERDISLHHGVLQVKLPKKR, from the coding sequence ATGACAGAAAGTACGAAACGACAAAAGCAATCCAGGATGGACGCGCCGACAGGACAGGGTGACCCAGAACCCAGTTCTGAGAGTGGGACCGTTCCAGCGAAAAAAACTGAGGGGGCGGAAGCTTCATCTGAAGATGTTCCGGCTCCGACAACCAGCGAACTCTGGGGTGACACGACAACTCCAATTCCTCAACTCCCACCCCGCCGCAGAGAAGCCGCCGGTGACCCACGCCTCGGGGTTGAAGAGGTGTACGAGCCGCTCGTTGATCTTTTTGACGAGGGCGAGTACATCCTCTTGATCGCGGAAATCCCCGGCGTGAGTTTGGAACAGGTTTCAATTAAACAATTTGAAGATATTTTATTGCTTTCCGCCAAAGCCAGTGATCGCAAATATCGCCAGGAGATTGTTCTTCCGACCCCGATCAATTTAGCCGAACGCGACATCAGCCTGCACCATGGAGTGTTGCAAGTGAAGCTTCCGAAAAAACGGTAA
- a CDS encoding AAA family ATPase encodes MSTEPNLEILTLELRAAEALSRDVGRGIARLDPADMDLLGAVTGDILEIFGKRRTVAKVMPAFKEHRGQQVLQIDGIIRDNAGISLNDKVIVQVTHPQLATFVQLTPVSTAPRRQAYNSYIGKLIDGLAVIEGDRIRATMFGARFQEFKVNRTEPKGVVLIHPATGFSLTDPKFQVAGTVEKQAKIAYEDIGGLRREVERLRELIEFPLRHPVIFERLGIEPLRGLLLSGPPGVGKTLIARVIAQETNAHFISINGPELIHKFYGESDVRLRQVFEEATRNQPAIIFIDEIDAVAPKRELIYSEIEKRVIGQLMTLMDGLRDRGQIIVIGATNVPHTINPALRRPGRFDREIRLGIPNVSGRKEILEIHSRGMPLSSEVNLNELASMTRGFVGADLHSLCREAAMSALRRTILAVPDMDPGLIEEQLARIRVLMEDFHQAMKLVEPSGLRGIVVEAPEVNWAQVGGLDQVRSELTRAVLFPLLHAEAFNRLGVRPTRGVLLTGPPGSGKTLVARALAHEGGTNFISVRSSELIVRYTTESERVIEDIFRQARQAVPCIVFIDEIDLLMPGPNGYRSSDTAIQERILAQLLTELDGIEELSGIIVIAATNRLDRIDIALRRPGRFDVVQQIPLPDVDGLKAILEVYLEGRPLNVDVDISALAHQAQGMTGADIEAACRLAATQTIEQATSFENFPNSVTPLCFTHPILSEAIESVRRMRYNKQTFFDPSSGTGSP; translated from the coding sequence ATGTCCACTGAACCAAACCTGGAAATCCTGACGCTTGAATTACGTGCCGCCGAAGCTCTTTCTCGGGATGTAGGTCGAGGAATAGCCCGTTTGGATCCAGCAGATATGGACCTTTTGGGCGCTGTAACCGGCGATATTCTTGAGATTTTCGGGAAACGGCGAACGGTTGCCAAAGTGATGCCGGCCTTTAAAGAACACCGTGGGCAACAGGTGCTGCAGATTGATGGCATTATCCGTGACAATGCCGGCATTTCGCTCAATGATAAAGTGATTGTCCAGGTTACTCATCCACAGTTGGCAACTTTTGTACAGTTGACACCGGTTTCAACGGCGCCCCGCCGACAGGCGTATAACAGCTACATTGGAAAATTGATTGATGGCCTGGCCGTGATTGAAGGAGATCGGATCCGGGCCACGATGTTTGGCGCCCGGTTTCAGGAATTTAAAGTGAATCGAACCGAGCCAAAAGGGGTGGTTTTGATCCATCCGGCAACCGGATTTTCACTGACGGATCCCAAGTTTCAGGTGGCTGGAACCGTCGAAAAACAAGCGAAAATCGCGTATGAAGACATTGGCGGATTACGTCGTGAAGTCGAGCGGTTGCGGGAACTCATTGAGTTTCCGCTCCGGCATCCAGTGATTTTTGAACGGCTGGGAATTGAACCACTTCGCGGATTGCTGCTCAGTGGTCCTCCTGGGGTTGGGAAAACACTGATTGCCCGGGTGATTGCCCAGGAAACCAATGCCCATTTTATTTCAATCAACGGCCCGGAACTGATTCACAAATTTTATGGCGAATCTGATGTCAGGCTCCGGCAGGTTTTTGAAGAAGCCACCCGGAATCAGCCGGCCATCATTTTTATTGATGAAATTGATGCCGTTGCCCCCAAGCGGGAACTCATTTACAGCGAAATTGAAAAACGAGTCATCGGCCAGCTCATGACGTTGATGGATGGGCTTCGGGATCGAGGGCAGATTATCGTGATTGGGGCCACCAATGTGCCCCATACGATTAACCCGGCTTTGCGCCGACCTGGACGGTTTGACCGCGAAATTCGACTTGGGATTCCCAATGTTTCGGGTCGCAAGGAAATTCTTGAAATACATTCGCGCGGAATGCCACTGAGTTCAGAGGTCAATCTCAACGAACTGGCCAGTATGACCCGTGGGTTTGTCGGCGCCGATTTGCACAGTTTATGTCGCGAAGCGGCCATGTCGGCACTCAGGCGTACCATTCTGGCCGTTCCAGATATGGACCCCGGACTCATTGAAGAACAACTGGCCCGAATTCGGGTCCTGATGGAAGATTTTCACCAGGCGATGAAACTGGTTGAGCCTTCAGGTTTGCGGGGCATTGTGGTTGAGGCGCCGGAAGTGAACTGGGCCCAGGTCGGAGGACTCGATCAGGTTCGCTCGGAACTCACGCGGGCGGTTTTGTTTCCACTCCTGCACGCTGAAGCCTTCAACCGACTTGGCGTGCGTCCAACGCGGGGTGTGTTGCTGACCGGACCTCCAGGGAGTGGGAAAACACTGGTGGCGCGAGCCTTAGCCCATGAAGGTGGTACCAATTTTATTTCGGTGCGGAGTTCTGAGTTGATTGTGCGGTATACAACCGAATCAGAGCGCGTGATTGAGGATATTTTCCGTCAGGCTCGTCAGGCTGTCCCATGCATTGTCTTCATTGATGAAATTGATCTCTTGATGCCTGGCCCTAATGGGTATCGTTCGTCCGATACGGCGATTCAGGAACGGATTCTGGCCCAGCTTTTGACCGAACTGGATGGGATTGAAGAACTGAGCGGAATTATTGTCATTGCCGCAACCAACCGACTTGACCGGATTGATATCGCACTTCGCCGGCCTGGACGATTTGACGTGGTGCAGCAAATTCCACTCCCTGATGTTGATGGACTCAAAGCAATTCTTGAAGTGTATCTCGAAGGACGTCCACTCAATGTTGATGTTGATATCAGTGCACTGGCTCATCAGGCCCAGGGAATGACTGGTGCTGATATCGAAGCCGCCTGCCGGTTGGCCGCCACCCAAACCATTGAACAGGCAACTTCCTTTGAAAATTTTCCCAATAGTGTTACCCCACTTTGTTTTACGCACCCAATTCTGAGTGAAGCTATTGAGTCGGTGCGCCGGATGCGGTACAACAAGCAAACTTTTTTTGATCCTTCATCCGGAACTGGCTCGCCATAA